The stretch of DNA AATCTGTTTCATGCCCAACTGCAGAAATAATAGGTGTTTTCGATGCAAAAATTTCTCGAGCTACTATTTCTTCATTAAAAGCCCATAACTCTTCAATCGAACCGCCTCCACGTCCGACAATTAGCACATCCATATTAAGCTCGTTTGCCTGCTTTATAGCTTGAACAATGGACGGTGCTGCATTTCCACCTTGAACAAGTGCAGGGACAACAATAATTTGAGAAATAGGATAACGGCGCTTAATTGTTGTAATAATATCACGTACAGCCGCGCCAGTTGGCGATGTAATCACACCAATTTTTTCAGGAAAAGGTGGAATAGCTTTTTTATATTTCGCATCAAATAATCCCTCTTCAGATAGCTTTTTCTTTAATTGCTCGTAAGCTAAATATAAGCTACCAATTCCATCAGGCTGCATTTCTTTAATGTAAATTTGGTATTGCCCACTGCCTTCGTAGACCGTTATTTCTCCACGTACTAATACTTTCATCCCTTCCTCAGGTTTAAAAGGAAGGTTTCGATTATTTCCTGCAAACATGACAGCCTGCAGTCTCGCATTTTCATCCTTTAGTGTAAAATACATATGGCCACGACTATGTTGCTTATAGTTGGATATTTCCCCTTTAACTAAAACATCTTGTAAATGAGGATCTACATCGAACTTTCGTTTAATATATTTCGTTAGTGCCGTAACAGTTAAATACTTTTGTTCACTCATTCATAATGCTCCTTTTTGAAGCGTTTTCCTTATAATTTTCAAACAAAAAAAGAGACGAAGAATTTTGTCGTTTTCTTCCCCTCTTAACATATCATATTATGTTGAAACCGAAAAGTAGCAGGTTTTATGTACTACTTTTACTAAGTTTATTTGCTTTTTTACTAGCAGATTGAAGCGTATTTTGAAGTAACATCGTGATTGTCATTGGACCTACACCACCCGGAACTGGTGTAATATAACTTGCAACTTCTTTCACTTCCTGAAAATTTACATCTCCACAAAGCTTACCGTTCTCTAGTCGATTTACACCGACATCAATTACAATCGCCCCGTCTTTAACAAAATTAGCTGTGATAATATTCGGTTTGCCAACAGCAACAATTAAAATATCTGCACGTTTCGTGATTTCTTCCATATTTTTTGTTTTCGAATGACAATAAGTAATGGTCGCGTCTTCTTTTAAAAATAATTGACCCACTGGTTTTCCAACGATATTACTTCGTCCAATAACAACGACATGTTTGCCAGTAATACTTACCTTTAATGATTTAATCATCTCTAAAATTCCGTAAGGTGTACACGGAAGGAACGTTTCTTGATTAATCATCATACGCCCAATGTTGATTGGATGAAAACCATCTACATCCTTTTCTGGAGAGATTTTTTCAATTATAGCAAGCTCATTTATATGTTTAGGTAAAGGCAACTGAACTAATATACCGTCAATAGCACAATCTTTGTTAAAGTCGTCTATTCTATTAACTAATTCACTTTCTGTTAACGAGGTAGGATATTGTTCTACGATACATTTAATTCCCGCTTCTTCACATGCTTTCTTTTTTGCTTTTACATACGAGTGAGAAGCTGGATCGTCTCCTACTAATATTACAGCTAGTGTAGGCTGTACAGATTTAGATGAAATTAGTTGTTCTACTCTTTCTTTAATATAGGATCGTTTTTCTGTCGCTAGTTCTTTTCCTGAAATGATGACTGCTGACATGCAGTTTCCCCCTTACCCTCTAAAGAATGATCGAGCTACTAGGTTTGTATCGTATAAAAATATATTAAGATACTGTCTGCTGAACTTTTGAAAGGACTGCATTTACAAATTTACTCGATTTTTCATCGCCGAATTTTTTTGCTAGCTCTATTGCTTCGTCCATACTCACTTTTACCGGAACGTCATCTAAATACTTCATTTCATAAACTGCAATGCGAAGTATTGTCCTGTCTACGTTTCCTAAACGGTCAAAAGACCAATTTTCTAAGTGGTTCACTATAATTTCATCGATTTCTTGTAAGTTGTTGTAAGTACCTGTTACTAAACTATGTAAAAAAGGATCTGATTGTTCATTATCCTCTAGTACATATTGAATGGCTTCATCCGGAGTTATTTCACTCTTTCCAAATTGAAAAATGGCTTGTAACGCTTTTTCTCTGGCTAAACTTCTTTTCATTTTGCTTTTCTCCTTATATTGAAGTTAAAGAGTATAAAATGATAATAGCACACTTTTTTTTAAAAAAGTATACTATTTTCTTCATTTTTTCACCCAAAACCCAAACATTTTATTATTTTTTTATTATTTTCATTCGTTTTTAGCGGAGTATCTATAAAGACTAATCACACATAAACTACCGATACAATAGATGACGGTATTTTTATAGTAGCTAACAATTTTCTCTTTAAAAAGATATATTCAACGATTCTATTCTTTTTTTCATCTTTTCCGACTATTGTTGCGTTTATACAACGATGATTCCTTCATAAATAGATAATGCACTTCAACAAAGTCAACAACTTTTAACAATAGCAAAAATAAAAAGCCTTGTAAACCGCTCAAGTTTACAAGGCTTTGAAAGTGTTACATTTCTTGATCTACTTCTACTTCTTGTTTTGCTGTTTCGAATTGAACACCAACTACATGAATGTTTACTTCCGAGATTTCTAGAGCTGTCATATTAAATAAAGCTTGACGAATATTGTCTTGGACTTTTTGTGCAACTGTTGGAATGGAAACCCCAAACTTCATTACACAATATACATCTACTTTAATACCTTCTTCTGAAAGGTCTACCTTTACACCTTTACCGTGGTTTTTTTTGCCTAGTTTTTCAACAACACCAGCTGCAAAATTACCACGCATTTGCGTTACACCATCTACTTCAGATGCTGCAATACCAGCTATCACTTCAATTACTTCTGGGGCAATTTCAACTTTCCCAAGTGATTCATGACCACTCATGTCTAACAAGTTTTTTTCAGCCATTATTTTACCTCCTTTTAAGACTCCATCACTTTGTATTTCTCTAAAAACTTCGTATTAAAGTTTCCGTCTTTAAATACTTCGTGATCCATAAGTTTTAAGTGGAACGGAACCGTTGTGTGAACTCCTTCAATAACAAATTCACTTAAAGCACGTTTCATTTTTGCTATTGCTTCTTCCCTCGTAGCACCGTATGTAATGAGCTTCGCTACCATCGAATCATAATATGGCGGAATTACATAACCAGGATAAACAGCAGAATCAACCCTAACACCGAAACCGCCTGGAGGTAAGTACATATCTATTTTACCAGGTGACGGCATAAAATTCTTCTCTGGATTTTCTGCATTTATGCGACATTCAATAGCCCAACCGTTAAAAGTTACATCTTCTTGTGTTAGTGATAGCTTTTCTCCTGAAGCTACACGAATTTGTTCTTTTATTAGATCGACTCCAGTTACCATTTCAGTTACAGGATGCTCTACTTGAATTCTTGTATTCATTTCCATAAAGTAAAACTTACGGTTTTGGTAGTCATATATAAATTCTATCGTACCTGCACCTGAATAGTCTACTGCTTTTGCTGCTTTTACTGCTGCTTCGCCCATTTCAGCACGCATTTCTGGATCGATTACTGGAGATGGAGTTTCCTCTACTAACTTTTGAAGACGTCTTTGGATAGAGCAATCCCTCTCTCCTAAATGAATGGTATTACCAAAATTATCTGCCAACACTTGGATTTCTACGTGACGGAAATCTTCAATGTATTTTTCAATATAAACTCCTGGATTACCAAATGCTGTTGCTGCTTCTTGCTGTGTGATAGATATACCTTTTTTTAATTCTTCTCTATCTCTCGCAACACGGATACCTTTCCCGCCTCCACCAGCGGTAGCTTTAATAATAACAGGATATCCAATTTCTTCGGCAATTTTCACACCATTCTCAACAGATTCAATAACTCCTTGTGAACCCGGAACAATCGGAACGTTCGCTTCCCGCATTGTTTCTCTCGCGATATCCTTTGTACCCATTTTTGTAATTGCTTCTGGACTCGGTCCTACGAACGTAATGTTACATTCACGGCATAACTCTGCAAAGTCTGCATTCTCTGCTAAAAATCCATAACCTGGATGTATGGCATCAGATTCTGTAAGTTTAGCAACGCTAATAATGTTGGTAAAATTTAAATAACTGTCCTTAGAAGATGTTGGGCCTACACAATAAGCTTCGTCCGCTAACTGTACGTGCAATGCTTCTCGATCGGCTTCCGAAAATATGGAAACGGTTTCAATCCCTAATTCACGGCAAGCGCGAATGATGCGGACAGCTATTTCTCCTCTATTTGCAATTAATAGTTTTTTTATCATAAAAGTCTCTCCTTACGCTTGCTTTACTAAGAATAAAGGTTGACCGTATTCTACTAATTGGCCATTTTCTACTAAAATTTCTACAATTTCACCTTTTACTTCTGCTTCAATTTCATTGAAAAGTTTCATTGCCTCTACAATACAAACTACTGAATTTTCGCTTACTTTATCTCCAATTTGAACATAGGCACTTGCATCTGGTGATGGGGATGAATAGAACGTTCCTACCATCGGAGACGTAATTTTGTGTAAGTTCGTATCTTCTACAGGTTTAGTTTCTTCTTTTACTGGTTGTGCTGTTGGTGTTGCTTGTGGCGTAGCTGCTGCAGCGATTGGGGCTTCTACTGCTGCTGGTTGAACTGGCGCCGGTGTTGGAGCAGAAGCAACAACTGTATGTACTTCACCTTTTTTCTTTAGTTTAAGTTTTGCACCTTCTTGCTCGTACGAAAACTCGTCTATATTCGATTGGTCGATTAGTTTAATTATTTCACGGATTTCTTGAATTTTTAACATTTTTATTTCACTCCTAGTTTAAAATGTTTCTATTACAAACAAAAAATAAAATTTCTTTTATATCATACGACAGGAAGCTATGAAATTCAACTTAAAAATAGTAATAGATATTATAACCAAGTACTAACTAGTTCTTTTTTATCTACCTTGAAAATAAACGTATTTTGGATAATACATTTCTTTTTTAGACAACAATGAATGTTGTTATTGGTTTAAGTTAGTCCGTTTCATTTCGCTACAGACACTTGCTTTCCGCGGGGAGATGGCTAGCTTCGGCGGCTAGGTCCGGCTCAAACTTCCCTTTTCCTCCGTACGATAAGTCAACATCAGCTCACTATCGTTCGCTGTGTTTCCTTTATCTCCTGCGGAAAAAGTCCAGTTTGATTGGACCTGAGCGAGCCGCCTACGCTTTTCGTGGAGTCAAGCCTCCTCGGCTTCGCCTGTGGGGTCTCGACCTTCCCTCTACCTCCCGCTGGAGTCAAGTGTCTTTCGCTCCATTCCACTCTCGGTTCTGTATTTTGTGAGGTGAAAAATTTTGGCAACTTATATGAAATCTACCCATTTTCATTCCCATAGTGCAAAATTGCCACTAGCATAGGTGTCTCCCCTTAAAAGTAGGTGCGTTTAAGGAAAATAGCACTTCATTTTTGACAACGTAGTAAGTTGAATTCTACCTTAGATTTTTATGCGATAGAGAAATTTTACTATTCGTTGAAATAGATTTGAGAATTTCAAACAACATTAGAAGCAAGGTAATTTACGGATATATATATATAAGATTCGACGTAAAATGGATATTCCTTTTTTAATTGAGTATTTTATACACAAAAAAGCGCTAGGGGTACCTAGCGCTTTTGGTTTTAGTCGTTGTTTGCAGTTGCAGTTGCTTGGAACTGGATTGCGACGTTTTCGTTACGTACATTTGGGAATTGCTCGCGAATTAAGTGATAAATTTCATTCGCTAATTTAGGTGAACTTTCT from Sutcliffiella cohnii encodes:
- the nusB gene encoding transcription antitermination factor NusB, translating into MKRSLAREKALQAIFQFGKSEITPDEAIQYVLEDNEQSDPFLHSLVTGTYNNLQEIDEIIVNHLENWSFDRLGNVDRTILRIAVYEMKYLDDVPVKVSMDEAIELAKKFGDEKSSKFVNAVLSKVQQTVS
- the accC gene encoding acetyl-CoA carboxylase biotin carboxylase subunit, whose product is MIKKLLIANRGEIAVRIIRACRELGIETVSIFSEADREALHVQLADEAYCVGPTSSKDSYLNFTNIISVAKLTESDAIHPGYGFLAENADFAELCRECNITFVGPSPEAITKMGTKDIARETMREANVPIVPGSQGVIESVENGVKIAEEIGYPVIIKATAGGGGKGIRVARDREELKKGISITQQEAATAFGNPGVYIEKYIEDFRHVEIQVLADNFGNTIHLGERDCSIQRRLQKLVEETPSPVIDPEMRAEMGEAAVKAAKAVDYSGAGTIEFIYDYQNRKFYFMEMNTRIQVEHPVTEMVTGVDLIKEQIRVASGEKLSLTQEDVTFNGWAIECRINAENPEKNFMPSPGKIDMYLPPGGFGVRVDSAVYPGYVIPPYYDSMVAKLITYGATREEAIAKMKRALSEFVIEGVHTTVPFHLKLMDHEVFKDGNFNTKFLEKYKVMES
- the accB gene encoding acetyl-CoA carboxylase biotin carboxyl carrier protein, which gives rise to MLKIQEIREIIKLIDQSNIDEFSYEQEGAKLKLKKKGEVHTVVASAPTPAPVQPAAVEAPIAAAATPQATPTAQPVKEETKPVEDTNLHKITSPMVGTFYSSPSPDASAYVQIGDKVSENSVVCIVEAMKLFNEIEAEVKGEIVEILVENGQLVEYGQPLFLVKQA
- the folD gene encoding bifunctional methylenetetrahydrofolate dehydrogenase/methenyltetrahydrofolate cyclohydrolase FolD, with translation MSAVIISGKELATEKRSYIKERVEQLISSKSVQPTLAVILVGDDPASHSYVKAKKKACEEAGIKCIVEQYPTSLTESELVNRIDDFNKDCAIDGILVQLPLPKHINELAIIEKISPEKDVDGFHPINIGRMMINQETFLPCTPYGILEMIKSLKVSITGKHVVVIGRSNIVGKPVGQLFLKEDATITYCHSKTKNMEEITKRADILIVAVGKPNIITANFVKDGAIVIDVGVNRLENGKLCGDVNFQEVKEVASYITPVPGGVGPMTITMLLQNTLQSASKKANKLSKSST
- the xseA gene encoding exodeoxyribonuclease VII large subunit produces the protein MSEQKYLTVTALTKYIKRKFDVDPHLQDVLVKGEISNYKQHSRGHMYFTLKDENARLQAVMFAGNNRNLPFKPEEGMKVLVRGEITVYEGSGQYQIYIKEMQPDGIGSLYLAYEQLKKKLSEEGLFDAKYKKAIPPFPEKIGVITSPTGAAVRDIITTIKRRYPISQIIVVPALVQGGNAAPSIVQAIKQANELNMDVLIVGRGGGSIEELWAFNEEIVAREIFASKTPIISAVGHETDFTIADWVADLRAPTPTAAAELAVPHIKDLMDKLLDRKTRLHRASYHILSKRKEQLSSIQKSYAFRNPKQLYVQKEQQLDRMMELLDYNIKRTIERKRNEWERRHELIRRHHPKKQVSDGENLVASQTKLLQKAMLQVLQKKKWEFDKRLSQIDALSPLKIMNRGYSIAYNENNDVIKRVEQTKIGDQMSIHVQNGFINCEVKSVKEEQKDE
- a CDS encoding Asp23/Gls24 family envelope stress response protein — its product is MAEKNLLDMSGHESLGKVEIAPEVIEVIAGIAASEVDGVTQMRGNFAAGVVEKLGKKNHGKGVKVDLSEEGIKVDVYCVMKFGVSIPTVAQKVQDNIRQALFNMTALEISEVNIHVVGVQFETAKQEVEVDQEM